In the bacterium genome, ATGGCGAAACGGATCATCAACCGGATGGAATCGATCTTCCGTTCCGGCGTCATTTGGTATTTTCTAAAACACCAAAATGTCTGAAAGCATTTCACTCTGTTCGGGCGAAGAGGTCAAACAAATCGGCGCCGATCACCCTGGCGCTGTAAAACCGGCCGGGTTTCAGCGCCGCGTCAAAGATGACCGCCTGATCGATCTCCGGAGCGTCCCACATGGTGCGGCCGATGCTCTGTTGGGTCTCCCGAACAACCTCGTCGATCAGCACAGTCAGGGATCGGCCGATCAGATTGCGCTGGCGCTCCTGGGAAAGGCCTGCCTGAGTTTCCATAATCTCCAAGTAACGCCGCTGTTTGGTTTTAAACGGGACCGAGTTGCGCAGCCGGGCGGCGCGGGTGCCGTCTTCTTCCGAATAGGTAAAGACACCGAGCCGTTCAAACCGGACCGCCTCGATGAAGTGCAGAAGCTTTTGAAATTCCCGCTCGGTCTCGCCGGGGAATCCGACCAGCACTGTAGTGCGGATGGCCAGATCCGGAACAGCGGCGCGTAACCGATCGATCAGAGATTCTATCTGTTTCCGGGTTGTACGCCGGTGCATGCGCTCCAGCACTCGGTCGCTGATATGCTGGATGGGCAGATCGACATACTTAACCACTTTGTCCAGCTGAGCGATGCAGCGGATCAACTCCGCCGTATAGTGCGCCGGATGGGTGTAAAGCAGGCGGATCCAGCGCAGCCCGTCGATCTCGGATAGCTTTTCCAATAGAGGGACCA is a window encoding:
- the rimO gene encoding 30S ribosomal protein S12 methylthiotransferase RimO — its product is MKLAFVDLGCPKNTIDLEMILAGLDKQLRLVDDAREADAVLVNTCAFIESAKQESIDTILELGRIKKERPEFKILVSGCLPQRYPQQLAPVLPEVSVFFDSVDAAKTRRQLRRFLHLPASCSTLRRRVGPPHYAYLRLAEGCDNRCSYCAIPLIKGRYVSRSQSQIIREAKSLVEQGCREINLVAQDTTYYGRERRQPGALVPLLEKLSEIDGLRWIRLLYTHPAHYTAELIRCIAQLDKVVKYVDLPIQHISDRVLERMHRRTTRKQIESLIDRLRAAVPDLAIRTTVLVGFPGETEREFQKLLHFIEAVRFERLGVFTYSEEDGTRAARLRNSVPFKTKQRRYLEIMETQAGLSQERQRNLIGRSLTVLIDEVVRETQQSIGRTMWDAPEIDQAVIFDAALKPGRFYSARVIGADLFDLFARTE